One window of Oncorhynchus keta strain PuntledgeMale-10-30-2019 unplaced genomic scaffold, Oket_V2 Un_scaffold_1315_pilon_pilon, whole genome shotgun sequence genomic DNA carries:
- the LOC118382023 gene encoding uncharacterized protein LOC118382023 isoform X11 — MDCVELFVIDNGADDWRIAMTLNRVLLISLELLVSAVHPVPGDFKFQWRARLAFSYAPSQAEADLDMVLSVPMFLRLYLIARVMLLHSKLFTDASSRSIGALNKVCVFTDASSRSIGALNKVCVFTDASSRSIGALNKVCVFTDASSRSIGALNKVCVFTDASSRSIGALNKVCVFTDASSRSIGALNKVCVFTDASSRSIGALNKVCVFTDASSRSIGALNKVCVFTDASSRSIGALNKVCVFTNASSRSIGALNKVCVFTDASSRSIGALNKVCVFTDASSRSIGALNKVCVFTDASSRSIGALNKVCVCRGLCCSLFLFTHSVSLLPSCLSLILCLSQSISLLLCLPPSLSLLLCLPPSLSLLLCLPPSLSLLLCLPPSLSLLLCLPPSLSLLLCLPPSLSLLLCLPPSLSLLLCLPPSLSLLLCLSNEV; from the exons ATGGACTGTGTAGAG CTCTTCGTCATCGACAACGGAGCGGACGACTGGCGCATCGCCATGACGTTGAATCGGGTGTTGCTGATATCGTTGGAGCTACTGGTGTCGGCGGTGCATCCGGTGCCCGGGGACTTTAAGTTCCAGTGGCGGGCACGTCTGGCGTTCTCTTACGCCCCGTCCCAGGCTGAGGCTGACCTGGACATGGTGCTGAGTGTTCCCATGTTCCTCCGCCTCTACCTCATCGCCCGCGTCATGCTGCTGCACAGCAAACTGTTCACTGATGCCTCCTCACGGAGCATAGGGGCCctcaataaggtgtgtgtgtttactgatgcctcctcacggagcataggggccctcaataaggtgtgtgtgtttactgatgCCTCCTCACGGAGCATAGGGGCCCTCAATAAG gtgtgtgtgttcactgatgcctcctcacggagcataggggccctcaataaggtgtgtgtgtttactgatgcctcctcacggagcataggggccctcaataaggtgtgtgtgtttactgatgcctcctcacggagcataggggccctcaataaggtgtgtgtgtttactgatgcctcctcacggagcataggggccctcaataag gtgtgtgtgtttactgatgcctcctcacggagcataggggccctcaataaggtgtgtgtgtttactgatgcctcctcacggagcataggggccctcaataaggtgtgtgtgttcactaatgcctcctcacggagcataggggccctcaataag gtgtgtgtgtttactgatgcctcctcacggagcataggggccctcaataaggtgtgtgtgtttactgatgcctcctcacggagcataggggccctcaataaggtgtgtgtgtttactgatgcctcctcacggagcataggggccctcaataag gtgtgtgtgtgccggGGGCTTTGTTGTTCACTCTTTCTCTTCACTCATTCTGTCTCACTCCTTCCATCTTGCCTTTCTCTCATCCTGTGTCTCTCTCAAtctatttctctcctcctgtgtctccctccatctctttctctcctcctgtgtctccctccatctctttctctcctcctgtgtctccctccatctctttctctcctcctgtgtctccctccatctctttctctcctcctgtgtctccctccatctctttctctcctcctgtgtctccctccatctctttctctcctcctgtgtctccctccatctctttctctcctcctgtgtctccctccatctctttctctcctcctgtgTCTGTCCAATGAAGTATAA
- the LOC118382023 gene encoding uncharacterized protein LOC118382023 isoform X14, with translation MDCVELFVIDNGADDWRIAMTLNRVLLISLELLVSAVHPVPGDFKFQWRARLAFSYAPSQAEADLDMVLSVPMFLRLYLIARVMLLHSKLFTDASSRSIGALNKVCVFTDASSRSIGALNKVCVFTDASSRSIGALNKVCVFTDASSRSIGALNKVCVFTDASSRSIGALNKVCVFTDASSRSIGALNKVCVFTDASSRSIGALNKVCVFTDASSRSIGALNKVCVFTDASSRSIGALNKVCVFTNASSRSIGALNKVCVFTDASSRSIGALNKVCVFTDASSRSIGALNKVCVCRGLCCSLFLFTHSVSLLPSCLSLILCLSQSISLLLCLPPSLSLLLCLPPSLSLLLCLPPSLSLLLCLPPSLSLLLCLPPSLSLLLCLPPSLSLLLCLPPSLSLLLCLPPSLSLLLCLSNEV, from the exons ATGGACTGTGTAGAG CTCTTCGTCATCGACAACGGAGCGGACGACTGGCGCATCGCCATGACGTTGAATCGGGTGTTGCTGATATCGTTGGAGCTACTGGTGTCGGCGGTGCATCCGGTGCCCGGGGACTTTAAGTTCCAGTGGCGGGCACGTCTGGCGTTCTCTTACGCCCCGTCCCAGGCTGAGGCTGACCTGGACATGGTGCTGAGTGTTCCCATGTTCCTCCGCCTCTACCTCATCGCCCGCGTCATGCTGCTGCACAGCAAACTGTTCACTGATGCCTCCTCACGGAGCATAGGGGCCctcaataaggtgtgtgtgtttactgatgcctcctcacggagcataggggccctcaataaggtgtgtgtgtttactgatgCCTCCTCACGGAGCATAGGGGCCCTCAATAAG gtgtgtgtgttcactgatgcctcctcacggagcataggggccctcaataaggtgtgtgtgtttactgatgcctcctcacggagcataggggccctcaataaggtgtgtgtgtttactgatgcctcctcacggagcataggggccctcaataaggtgtgtgtgtttactgatgcctcctcacggagcataggggccctcaataag gtgtgtgtgtttactgatgcctcctcacggagcataggggccctcaataaggtgtgtgtgtttactgatgcctcctcacggagcataggggccctcaataaggtgtgtgtgttcactaatgcctcctcacggagcataggggccctcaataaggtgtgtgtgttcactgatgcctcctcacggagcataggggccctcaataaggtgtgtgtgtttactgatgcctcctcacggagcataggggccctcaataag gtgtgtgtgtgccggGGGCTTTGTTGTTCACTCTTTCTCTTCACTCATTCTGTCTCACTCCTTCCATCTTGCCTTTCTCTCATCCTGTGTCTCTCTCAAtctatttctctcctcctgtgtctccctccatctctttctctcctcctgtgtctccctccatctctttctctcctcctgtgtctccctccatctctttctctcctcctgtgtctccctccatctctttctctcctcctgtgtctccctccatctctttctctcctcctgtgtctccctccatctctttctctcctcctgtgtctccctccatctctttctctcctcctgtgtctccctccatctctttctctcctcctgtgTCTGTCCAATGAAGTATAA
- the LOC118382023 gene encoding uncharacterized protein LOC118382023 isoform X9, producing the protein MDCVELFVIDNGADDWRIAMTLNRVLLISLELLVSAVHPVPGDFKFQWRARLAFSYAPSQAEADLDMVLSVPMFLRLYLIARVMLLHSKLFTDASSRSIGALNKVCVFTDASSRSIGALNKVCVFTDASSRSIGALNKVCVFTDASSRSIGALNKVCVFTDASSRSIGALNKVCVFTDASSRSIGALNKVCVFTDASSRSIGALNKVCVFTDASSRSIGALNKVCVFTDASSRSIGALNKVCVFTNASSRSIGALNKVCVFTDASSRSIGALNKVCVFTDASSRSIGALNKVCVFTDASSRSIGALNKVCVCRGLCCSLFLFTHSVSLLPSCLSLILCLSQSISLLLCLPPSLSLLLCLPPSLSLLLCLPPSLSLLLCLPPSLSLLLCLPPSLSLLLCLPPSLSLLLCLPPSLSLLLCLPPSLSLLLCLSNEV; encoded by the exons ATGGACTGTGTAGAG CTCTTCGTCATCGACAACGGAGCGGACGACTGGCGCATCGCCATGACGTTGAATCGGGTGTTGCTGATATCGTTGGAGCTACTGGTGTCGGCGGTGCATCCGGTGCCCGGGGACTTTAAGTTCCAGTGGCGGGCACGTCTGGCGTTCTCTTACGCCCCGTCCCAGGCTGAGGCTGACCTGGACATGGTGCTGAGTGTTCCCATGTTCCTCCGCCTCTACCTCATCGCCCGCGTCATGCTGCTGCACAGCAAACTGTTCACTGATGCCTCCTCACGGAGCATAGGGGCCctcaataaggtgtgtgtgtttactgatgcctcctcacggagcataggggccctcaataaggtgtgtgtgtttactgatgCCTCCTCACGGAGCATAGGGGCCCTCAATAAG gtgtgtgtgttcactgatgcctcctcacggagcataggggccctcaataaggtgtgtgtgtttactgatgcctcctcacggagcataggggccctcaataaggtgtgtgtgtttactgatgcctcctcacggagcataggggccctcaataaggtgtgtgtgtttactgatgcctcctcacggagcataggggccctcaataag gtgtgtgtgtttactgatgcctcctcacggagcataggggccctcaataaggtgtgtgtgtttactgatgcctcctcacggagcataggggccctcaataaggtgtgtgtgttcactaatgcctcctcacggagcataggggccctcaataaggtgtgtgtgttcactgatgcctcctcacggagcataggggccctcaataaggtgtgtgtgtttactgatgcctcctcacggagcataggggccctcaataaggtgtgtgtgtttactgatgcctcctcacggagcataggggccctcaataag gtgtgtgtgtgccggGGGCTTTGTTGTTCACTCTTTCTCTTCACTCATTCTGTCTCACTCCTTCCATCTTGCCTTTCTCTCATCCTGTGTCTCTCTCAAtctatttctctcctcctgtgtctccctccatctctttctctcctcctgtgtctccctccatctctttctctcctcctgtgtctccctccatctctttctctcctcctgtgtctccctccatctctttctctcctcctgtgtctccctccatctctttctctcctcctgtgtctccctccatctctttctctcctcctgtgtctccctccatctctttctctcctcctgtgtctccctccatctctttctctcctcctgtgTCTGTCCAATGAAGTATAA
- the LOC118382023 gene encoding uncharacterized protein LOC118382023 isoform X42, which yields MDCVELFVIDNGADDWRIAMTLNRVLLISLELLVSAVHPVPGDFKFQWRARLAFSYAPSQAEADLDMVLSVPMFLRLYLIARVMLLHSKLFTDASSRSIGALNKVCVFTDASSRSIGALNKVCVFTDASSRSIGALNKVCVFTDASSRSIGALNKVCVFTDASSRSIGALNKVCVFTDASSRSIGALNKVCVFTDASSRSIGALNKVCVCRGLCCSLFLFTHSVSLLPSCLSLLLCLPPSLSLLLCLSNEV from the exons ATGGACTGTGTAGAG CTCTTCGTCATCGACAACGGAGCGGACGACTGGCGCATCGCCATGACGTTGAATCGGGTGTTGCTGATATCGTTGGAGCTACTGGTGTCGGCGGTGCATCCGGTGCCCGGGGACTTTAAGTTCCAGTGGCGGGCACGTCTGGCGTTCTCTTACGCCCCGTCCCAGGCTGAGGCTGACCTGGACATGGTGCTGAGTGTTCCCATGTTCCTCCGCCTCTACCTCATCGCCCGCGTCATGCTGCTGCACAGCAAACTGTTCACTGATGCCTCCTCACGGAGCATAGGGGCCctcaataaggtgtgtgtgtttactgatgcctcctcacggagcataggggccctcaataaggtgtgtgtgtttactgatgCCTCCTCACGGAGCATAGGGGCCCTCAATAAG gtgtgtgtgttcactgatgcctcctcacggagcataggggccctcaataaggtgtgtgtgtttactgatgcctcctcacggagcataggggccctcaataaggtgtgtgtgtttactgatgcctcctcacggagcataggggccctcaataaggtgtgtgtgtttactgatgcctcctcacggagcataggggccctcaataag gtgtgtgtgtgccggGGGCTTTGTTGTTCACTCTTTCTCTTCACTCATTCTGTCTCACTCCTTCCATCTTGCCTTTCTCTC ctcctgtgtctccctccatctctttctctcctcctgtgTCTGTCCAATGAAGTATAA
- the LOC118382023 gene encoding uncharacterized protein LOC118382023 isoform X41: protein MDCVELFVIDNGADDWRIAMTLNRVLLISLELLVSAVHPVPGDFKFQWRARLAFSYAPSQAEADLDMVLSVPMFLRLYLIARVMLLHSKLFTDASSRSIGALNKVCVFTDASSRSIGALNKVCVFTDASSRSIGALNKVCVFTDASSRSIGALNKVCVFTDASSRSIGALNKVCVFTDASSRSIGALNKVCVFTDASSRSIGALNKVCVFTDASSRSIGALNKVCVFTDASSRSIGALNKVCVCRGLCCSLFLFTHSVSLLPSCLSLLLCLPPSLSLLLCLSNEV, encoded by the exons ATGGACTGTGTAGAG CTCTTCGTCATCGACAACGGAGCGGACGACTGGCGCATCGCCATGACGTTGAATCGGGTGTTGCTGATATCGTTGGAGCTACTGGTGTCGGCGGTGCATCCGGTGCCCGGGGACTTTAAGTTCCAGTGGCGGGCACGTCTGGCGTTCTCTTACGCCCCGTCCCAGGCTGAGGCTGACCTGGACATGGTGCTGAGTGTTCCCATGTTCCTCCGCCTCTACCTCATCGCCCGCGTCATGCTGCTGCACAGCAAACTGTTCACTGATGCCTCCTCACGGAGCATAGGGGCCctcaataaggtgtgtgtgtttactgatgcctcctcacggagcataggggccctcaataaggtgtgtgtgtttactgatgCCTCCTCACGGAGCATAGGGGCCCTCAATAAG gtgtgtgtgttcactgatgcctcctcacggagcataggggccctcaataaggtgtgtgtgtttactgatgcctcctcacggagcataggggccctcaataaggtgtgtgtgtttactgatgcctcctcacggagcataggggccctcaataaggtgtgtgtgtttactgatgcctcctcacggagcataggggccctcaataag gtgtgtgtgtttactgatgcctcctcacggagcataggggccctcaataaggtgtgtgtgtttactgatgcctcctcacggagcataggggccctcaataag gtgtgtgtgtgccggGGGCTTTGTTGTTCACTCTTTCTCTTCACTCATTCTGTCTCACTCCTTCCATCTTGCCTTTCTCTC ctcctgtgtctccctccatctctttctctcctcctgtgTCTGTCCAATGAAGTATAA
- the LOC118382023 gene encoding uncharacterized protein LOC118382023 isoform X31, whose amino-acid sequence MDCVELFVIDNGADDWRIAMTLNRVLLISLELLVSAVHPVPGDFKFQWRARLAFSYAPSQAEADLDMVLSVPMFLRLYLIARVMLLHSKLFTDASSRSIGALNKVCVFTDASSRSIGALNKVCVFTDASSRSIGALNKVCVFTDASSRSIGALNKVCVFTDASSRSIGALNKVCVFTDASSRSIGALNKVCVFTDASSRSIGALNKVCVFTDASSRSIGALNKVCVFTDASSRSIGALNKVCVFTNASSRSIGALNKVCVFTDASSRSIGALNKVCVFTDASSRSIGALNKVCVFTDASSRSIGALNKVCVCRGLCCSLFLFTHSVSLLPSCLSLLLCLPPSLSLLLCLSNEV is encoded by the exons ATGGACTGTGTAGAG CTCTTCGTCATCGACAACGGAGCGGACGACTGGCGCATCGCCATGACGTTGAATCGGGTGTTGCTGATATCGTTGGAGCTACTGGTGTCGGCGGTGCATCCGGTGCCCGGGGACTTTAAGTTCCAGTGGCGGGCACGTCTGGCGTTCTCTTACGCCCCGTCCCAGGCTGAGGCTGACCTGGACATGGTGCTGAGTGTTCCCATGTTCCTCCGCCTCTACCTCATCGCCCGCGTCATGCTGCTGCACAGCAAACTGTTCACTGATGCCTCCTCACGGAGCATAGGGGCCctcaataaggtgtgtgtgtttactgatgcctcctcacggagcataggggccctcaataaggtgtgtgtgtttactgatgCCTCCTCACGGAGCATAGGGGCCCTCAATAAG gtgtgtgtgttcactgatgcctcctcacggagcataggggccctcaataaggtgtgtgtgtttactgatgcctcctcacggagcataggggccctcaataaggtgtgtgtgtttactgatgcctcctcacggagcataggggccctcaataaggtgtgtgtgtttactgatgcctcctcacggagcataggggccctcaataag gtgtgtgtgtttactgatgcctcctcacggagcataggggccctcaataaggtgtgtgtgtttactgatgcctcctcacggagcataggggccctcaataaggtgtgtgtgttcactaatgcctcctcacggagcataggggccctcaataaggtgtgtgtgttcactgatgcctcctcacggagcataggggccctcaataaggtgtgtgtgtttactgatgcctcctcacggagcataggggccctcaataaggtgtgtgtgtttactgatgcctcctcacggagcataggggccctcaataag gtgtgtgtgtgccggGGGCTTTGTTGTTCACTCTTTCTCTTCACTCATTCTGTCTCACTCCTTCCATCTTGCCTTTCTCTC ctcctgtgtctccctccatctctttctctcctcctgtgTCTGTCCAATGAAGTATAA
- the LOC118382023 gene encoding uncharacterized protein LOC118382023 isoform X27: MDCVELFVIDNGADDWRIAMTLNRVLLISLELLVSAVHPVPGDFKFQWRARLAFSYAPSQAEADLDMVLSVPMFLRLYLIARVMLLHSKLFTDASSRSIGALNKVCVFTDASSRSIGALNKVCVFTDASSRSIGALNKVCVFTDASSRSIGALNKVCVFTDASSRSIGALNKVCVFTDASSRSIGALNKVCVFTDASSRSIGALNKVCVFTDASSRSIGALNKVCVFTDASSRSIGALNKVCVFTNASSRSIGALNKVCVFTDASSRSIGALNKVCVFTDASSRSIGALNKVCVFTDASSRSIGALNKVCVFTDASSRSIGALNKVCVCRGLCCSLFLFTHSVSLLPSCLSLLLCLPPSLSLLLCLSNEV; this comes from the exons ATGGACTGTGTAGAG CTCTTCGTCATCGACAACGGAGCGGACGACTGGCGCATCGCCATGACGTTGAATCGGGTGTTGCTGATATCGTTGGAGCTACTGGTGTCGGCGGTGCATCCGGTGCCCGGGGACTTTAAGTTCCAGTGGCGGGCACGTCTGGCGTTCTCTTACGCCCCGTCCCAGGCTGAGGCTGACCTGGACATGGTGCTGAGTGTTCCCATGTTCCTCCGCCTCTACCTCATCGCCCGCGTCATGCTGCTGCACAGCAAACTGTTCACTGATGCCTCCTCACGGAGCATAGGGGCCctcaataaggtgtgtgtgtttactgatgcctcctcacggagcataggggccctcaataaggtgtgtgtgtttactgatgCCTCCTCACGGAGCATAGGGGCCCTCAATAAG gtgtgtgtgttcactgatgcctcctcacggagcataggggccctcaataaggtgtgtgtgtttactgatgcctcctcacggagcataggggccctcaataaggtgtgtgtgtttactgatgcctcctcacggagcataggggccctcaataaggtgtgtgtgtttactgatgcctcctcacggagcataggggccctcaataag gtgtgtgtgtttactgatgcctcctcacggagcataggggccctcaataaggtgtgtgtgtttactgatgcctcctcacggagcataggggccctcaataaggtgtgtgtgttcactaatgcctcctcacggagcataggggccctcaataaggtgtgtgtgttcactgatgcctcctcacggagcataggggccctcaataaggtgtgtgtgtttactgatgcctcctcacggagcataggggccctcaataaggtgtgtgtgtttactgatgcctcctcacggagcataggggccctcaataaggtgtgtgtgtttactgatgcctcctcacggagcataggggccctcaataag gtgtgtgtgtgccggGGGCTTTGTTGTTCACTCTTTCTCTTCACTCATTCTGTCTCACTCCTTCCATCTTGCCTTTCTCTC ctcctgtgtctccctccatctctttctctcctcctgtgTCTGTCCAATGAAGTATAA
- the LOC118382023 gene encoding uncharacterized protein LOC118382023 isoform X26: MDCVELFVIDNGADDWRIAMTLNRVLLISLELLVSAVHPVPGDFKFQWRARLAFSYAPSQAEADLDMVLSVPMFLRLYLIARVMLLHSKLFTDASSRSIGALNKVCVFTDASSRSIGALNKVCVFTDASSRSIGALNKVCVFTDASSRSIGALNKVCVFTDASSRSIGALNKVCVFTDASSRSIGALNKVCVFTDASSRSIGALNKVCVFTDASSRSIGALNKVCVFTDASSRSIGALNKVCVFTNASSRSIGALNKVCVFTDASSRSIGALNKVCVFTDASSRSIGALNKVCVFTDASSRSIGALNKVCVFTDASSRSIGALNKVCVFTDASSRSIGALNKVCVCRGLCCSLFLFTHSVSLLPSCLSLLLCLPPSLSLLLCLSNEV, translated from the exons ATGGACTGTGTAGAG CTCTTCGTCATCGACAACGGAGCGGACGACTGGCGCATCGCCATGACGTTGAATCGGGTGTTGCTGATATCGTTGGAGCTACTGGTGTCGGCGGTGCATCCGGTGCCCGGGGACTTTAAGTTCCAGTGGCGGGCACGTCTGGCGTTCTCTTACGCCCCGTCCCAGGCTGAGGCTGACCTGGACATGGTGCTGAGTGTTCCCATGTTCCTCCGCCTCTACCTCATCGCCCGCGTCATGCTGCTGCACAGCAAACTGTTCACTGATGCCTCCTCACGGAGCATAGGGGCCctcaataaggtgtgtgtgtttactgatgcctcctcacggagcataggggccctcaataaggtgtgtgtgtttactgatgCCTCCTCACGGAGCATAGGGGCCCTCAATAAG gtgtgtgtgttcactgatgcctcctcacggagcataggggccctcaataaggtgtgtgtgtttactgatgcctcctcacggagcataggggccctcaataaggtgtgtgtgtttactgatgcctcctcacggagcataggggccctcaataaggtgtgtgtgtttactgatgcctcctcacggagcataggggccctcaataag gtgtgtgtgtttactgatgcctcctcacggagcataggggccctcaataaggtgtgtgtgtttactgatgcctcctcacggagcataggggccctcaataaggtgtgtgtgttcactaatgcctcctcacggagcataggggccctcaataaggtgtgtgtgttcactgatgcctcctcacggagcataggggccctcaataaggtgtgtgtgtttactgatgcctcctcacggagcataggggccctcaataaggtgtgtgtgtttactgatgcctcctcacggagcataggggccctcaataaggtgtgtgtgtttactgatgcctcctcacggagcataggggccctcaataaggtgtgtgtgtttactgatgcctcctcacggagcataggggccctcaataag gtgtgtgtgtgccggGGGCTTTGTTGTTCACTCTTTCTCTTCACTCATTCTGTCTCACTCCTTCCATCTTGCCTTTCTCTC ctcctgtgtctccctccatctctttctctcctcctgtgTCTGTCCAATGAAGTATAA
- the LOC118382023 gene encoding uncharacterized protein LOC118382023 isoform X19, with the protein MDCVELFVIDNGADDWRIAMTLNRVLLISLELLVSAVHPVPGDFKFQWRARLAFSYAPSQAEADLDMVLSVPMFLRLYLIARVMLLHSKLFTDASSRSIGALNKVCVFTDASSRSIGALNKVCVFTDASSRSIGALNKVCVFTDASSRSIGALNKVCVFTDASSRSIGALNKVCVFTDASSRSIGALNKVCVFTDASSRSIGALNKVCVFTDASSRSIGALNKVCVFTDASSRSIGALNKVCVFTNASSRSIGALNKVCVFTDASSRSIGALNKVCVFTDASSRSIGALNKVCVFTDASSRSIGALNKVCVFTDASSRSIGALNKVCVFTDASSRSIGALNKVCVFTDASSRSIGALNKVCVCRGLCCSLFLFTHSVSLLPSCLSLLLCLPPSLSLLLCLSNEV; encoded by the exons ATGGACTGTGTAGAG CTCTTCGTCATCGACAACGGAGCGGACGACTGGCGCATCGCCATGACGTTGAATCGGGTGTTGCTGATATCGTTGGAGCTACTGGTGTCGGCGGTGCATCCGGTGCCCGGGGACTTTAAGTTCCAGTGGCGGGCACGTCTGGCGTTCTCTTACGCCCCGTCCCAGGCTGAGGCTGACCTGGACATGGTGCTGAGTGTTCCCATGTTCCTCCGCCTCTACCTCATCGCCCGCGTCATGCTGCTGCACAGCAAACTGTTCACTGATGCCTCCTCACGGAGCATAGGGGCCctcaataaggtgtgtgtgtttactgatgcctcctcacggagcataggggccctcaataaggtgtgtgtgtttactgatgCCTCCTCACGGAGCATAGGGGCCCTCAATAAG gtgtgtgtgttcactgatgcctcctcacggagcataggggccctcaataaggtgtgtgtgtttactgatgcctcctcacggagcataggggccctcaataaggtgtgtgtgtttactgatgcctcctcacggagcataggggccctcaataaggtgtgtgtgtttactgatgcctcctcacggagcataggggccctcaataag gtgtgtgtgtttactgatgcctcctcacggagcataggggccctcaataaggtgtgtgtgtttactgatgcctcctcacggagcataggggccctcaataaggtgtgtgtgttcactaatgcctcctcacggagcataggggccctcaataaggtgtgtgtgttcactgatgcctcctcacggagcataggggccctcaataaggtgtgtgtgtttactgatgcctcctcacggagcataggggccctcaataaggtgtgtgtgtttactgatgcctcctcacggagcataggggccctcaataaggtgtgtgtgtttactgatgcctcctcacggagcataggggccctcaataaggtgtgtgtgtttactgatgcctcctcacggagcataggggccctcaataaggtgtgtgtgtttactgatgcctcctcacggagcataggggccctcaataag gtgtgtgtgtgccggGGGCTTTGTTGTTCACTCTTTCTCTTCACTCATTCTGTCTCACTCCTTCCATCTTGCCTTTCTCTC ctcctgtgtctccctccatctctttctctcctcctgtgTCTGTCCAATGAAGTATAA